In Marispirochaeta aestuarii, the genomic window GACATCAGCTCGTGCCTCGAATGCGAAGAGTATCACCGCGGTGAAGCCTATGAGTCCGCGGTGGTAGAGTATGTTACCGCCGGTGACCTGATGAGTGAGGTACTTGTTTTTGACAAGGAAAACCTGTTGCTGATCACAGCTCTCAACTCGGAGCAGACCCTGCGCACGGCCCACGTCGTGGACGCCCTCGGAGTTGTCCTGGTAAACGGTAAACGGCCTTCCGATGCAATGATCAAACTGGCTTCCGAGATGGGAATTTCCCTGCTGTCGACAAAGAAAACCCTCTTCGATACCTGCGTTGCTTTGCATTATCTGATCAGCAAGGCTGAATGCGGTGCCTGATCAGCGTGCTCCGGTTTCTTTTGGTTCCCAGAATATTCCTACGGCCCTGACGGAGCTTATTTTTCGGCTGAAGATCAAGGACGTCATGTCCTCGGATCTGGTCACAGCAGCCAAAACCGAAACACTGCGGACTATCCAGCACAGGATGAAAGAGGCCAGCATTACCGGCGTTCCCATTGTAGAGGATAAGCGCCTCCTGGGGATCATCAGCATGCACGATATCCTTACAGCCTTCGATGAGGGAACCATCGACGAAGCTGCGGAAAGTCACATGACCAGAAACATCAAGGTCCTTGAAGACGATATGCCCCTCTCCTTCGCCATAAGCTATTTTAACAAATACCTGTACGGACGCTTCCCGGTGCTGAACAAGAACAGGGAGCTCTGCGGAATAATTACCATCAGGGATATCAATACCACCCTGCTGCGGGAAGTCAATCGCATTGTGGAAGAGCTTGAAGGAGAACTCAAGCAGGATGTCAGCGAGGATTCCGATTCAGGCGTAATAAGCTTTCAGCATTATGTGGTACGCCATGACTTTGAAAATGCCGGCCGGGCTTCCGCGGATATCAAGCGGATACTGAAGGCCCACGGCTTCGATCCCCAGACCATCCGCAGGGCTGCCGTAGCAAGTTACGAACTGGAAATGAATCTTGTGGTCCATTCCCATGGCGGCAGGCTGAGTTTTCGCATGGATCCCGAGAAAATCGAAATTAGAACCATTGATACCGGCCCTGGAATCCCCGATGTAGACAA contains:
- a CDS encoding DRTGG domain-containing protein, with product MRFPDISSCLECEEYHRGEAYESAVVEYVTAGDLMSEVLVFDKENLLLITALNSEQTLRTAHVVDALGVVLVNGKRPSDAMIKLASEMGISLLSTKKTLFDTCVALHYLISKAECGA
- a CDS encoding CBS domain-containing protein, whose amino-acid sequence is MPDQRAPVSFGSQNIPTALTELIFRLKIKDVMSSDLVTAAKTETLRTIQHRMKEASITGVPIVEDKRLLGIISMHDILTAFDEGTIDEAAESHMTRNIKVLEDDMPLSFAISYFNKYLYGRFPVLNKNRELCGIITIRDINTTLLREVNRIVEELEGELKQDVSEDSDSGVISFQHYVVRHDFENAGRASADIKRILKAHGFDPQTIRRAAVASYELEMNLVVHSHGGRLSFRMDPEKIEIRTIDTGPGIPDVDKALEVGFSTANEWIRSLGFGAGMGLANVQRVVDDFFLKSAKGKKTDATAIIKRL